The following proteins are co-located in the Sporosarcina pasteurii genome:
- a CDS encoding cell wall metabolism sensor histidine kinase WalK encodes MKRKNLTFSKKIIILLLSSIGFTILFSFFFIHYLYSKLYLTSIEESIIYQGHRTASHYHYGELSEEIIEKIQWYNIVSEYEIIVVDDLDELSSYFPYQINTQALLEGDDYETLNQGKYVMKEGYVKELDREIIGAIFPIRGEYELIGFIYIYVPLAAIQDVFKESIPLLIGTGLIFFCLLFIIVWSFWRSLFNPLKKLEHHAVEVANGNYENRLAIRYDDEVGQVAKTFNMMTESLEQQEIRQKEFISNIVHELRTPLTYVSGYTQALKQDFSSKNRDNYLNTIEKETERINKLITDLVDLSHLQEGLYTMTKQPLAIAQVLLDTIDLFLIHSQKKQIQLQVTVDEELIVLGDAKRIQQVFYNIIDNAIKYSKIDNDVFISLENDNEHAKFQVQNLGTVIDAEDIPYIGNRFFRTDKARNRTTGGTGLGLSIVKEITRLHDGQFSITSDVNDGTIVTVQLPLL; translated from the coding sequence ATGAAAAGGAAGAATCTGACGTTTAGTAAAAAAATTATTATTCTACTCCTTTCCAGCATTGGTTTTACAATCCTTTTTTCATTTTTCTTTATCCATTATTTATATTCAAAACTATATTTGACAAGTATTGAGGAGTCGATTATTTATCAAGGGCATAGAACTGCTTCTCACTATCATTACGGAGAATTAAGCGAAGAAATTATTGAGAAAATCCAGTGGTACAATATTGTATCTGAATACGAAATTATTGTCGTGGATGATTTAGATGAACTGTCCTCCTATTTTCCTTATCAAATCAACACACAAGCCTTGTTAGAAGGTGATGATTACGAAACATTAAACCAAGGAAAATATGTGATGAAAGAAGGCTATGTAAAGGAACTTGATAGAGAAATCATCGGTGCTATTTTCCCGATTAGAGGAGAATATGAACTAATCGGTTTTATTTATATCTATGTTCCACTTGCCGCAATCCAGGATGTTTTTAAGGAAAGTATTCCTTTACTCATTGGTACGGGACTAATTTTCTTTTGTCTTCTGTTCATTATCGTCTGGTCGTTTTGGCGCTCATTATTTAATCCACTCAAAAAACTCGAGCACCATGCCGTTGAGGTTGCGAATGGTAATTATGAAAATCGATTGGCCATTCGATATGACGATGAAGTTGGTCAAGTTGCAAAAACGTTTAATATGATGACTGAATCACTTGAACAACAAGAAATACGACAAAAAGAATTCATCTCAAACATCGTTCACGAACTTCGAACGCCACTAACTTATGTCAGCGGTTACACACAAGCTTTAAAACAAGACTTTTCTTCCAAAAATAGAGATAACTATTTGAACACGATTGAAAAGGAAACAGAACGAATAAACAAATTAATTACCGATTTAGTTGACTTGTCTCATTTGCAAGAAGGTTTATATACGATGACAAAGCAACCGTTAGCCATCGCACAAGTTCTGTTAGACACGATTGATTTATTTTTAATTCATAGTCAAAAGAAGCAGATTCAACTTCAAGTAACAGTCGACGAAGAGTTAATTGTGTTAGGCGATGCGAAACGTATCCAACAAGTCTTTTATAATATTATTGATAATGCAATTAAGTACTCAAAGATTGATAACGACGTGTTTATATCATTGGAAAACGATAATGAACACGCCAAATTTCAAGTACAAAACCTTGGTACAGTCATTGATGCGGAAGATATTCCGTATATCGGCAACCGATTTTTTCGTACAGATAAAGCACGCAATCGAACGACGGGCGGTACTGGTCTTGGATTATCAATTGTTAAAGAAATTACACGGCTTCACGATGGTCAATTTTCGATTACTAGTGATGTGAACGACGGAACGATTGTGACGGTTCAACTACCACTATTATAA